In one Aeromicrobium erythreum genomic region, the following are encoded:
- the murD gene encoding UDP-N-acetylmuramoyl-L-alanine--D-glutamate ligase, with translation MSTEHPRRDVETLGVGDDWTGVRAVVTGFGVSGFAAADTLQHLGASVTVLDERVPDDGSARAEQATLLETLGVTLRLEPGATATLPDDVDLVVTSPGWRPESPALRAAAERGVPVWGEVELAWRLRGPDAPPWLCVTGTNGKTTTVQMLDAILRAAGLRSAAVGNVGRPVLEAVMDPEPLDVLAVELSSFQLHWSSSLAAEASAVLNIADDHLDWHGTLDAYAHAKGRVYENVERACVYNVEDPRTEQLVRDADVQEGARAIGFTLGVPAPGMLGVVDGLLADRAFAPDRQNSAAELGSVADLPDDAPHTVANALAAAALARAHGVEPRAVRDGLRGFRRGPHRADLVAEVDGVRYVDDSKATNPHAALASLRGVESAVWIAGGLAKGARFEELVEAARERLRGVVLIGTDRAVVAEALARHAPDVPVTEVVGGEDGLMDDVVAAAAALARTGDTVLLAPGCASMDQFRDYAARGDAFAASVRRLPTA, from the coding sequence ATGAGCACGGAGCACCCGCGTCGCGACGTCGAGACCCTCGGCGTCGGCGATGACTGGACCGGCGTGCGCGCCGTCGTCACCGGCTTCGGGGTCAGCGGCTTCGCCGCGGCCGACACCCTGCAGCACCTCGGGGCGAGCGTCACGGTCCTCGACGAGCGCGTCCCCGACGACGGCTCGGCCCGCGCCGAGCAGGCCACGCTGCTGGAGACGCTCGGCGTCACGTTGCGTCTCGAGCCCGGCGCCACGGCCACGCTCCCTGACGACGTCGACCTCGTCGTCACGTCGCCGGGCTGGCGTCCGGAGTCGCCGGCACTGCGCGCTGCCGCCGAGCGTGGCGTGCCCGTGTGGGGGGAGGTCGAGCTGGCGTGGCGCCTGCGCGGTCCCGACGCGCCGCCGTGGCTGTGCGTCACCGGCACCAACGGCAAGACGACCACCGTGCAGATGCTCGACGCGATCCTGCGCGCCGCCGGACTGCGCAGCGCCGCGGTCGGCAACGTCGGACGCCCCGTCCTCGAGGCGGTCATGGACCCCGAGCCGCTCGACGTCCTCGCCGTCGAGCTCTCCAGCTTCCAGCTGCACTGGAGCTCCTCGCTCGCTGCAGAGGCGTCGGCCGTGCTGAACATCGCCGACGACCACCTCGACTGGCACGGCACGCTCGACGCCTACGCCCACGCCAAGGGCCGGGTGTACGAGAACGTCGAGCGGGCGTGCGTCTACAACGTCGAGGACCCCCGCACCGAGCAGCTCGTGCGCGACGCCGACGTCCAGGAAGGCGCCCGCGCCATCGGGTTCACCCTGGGCGTCCCTGCGCCCGGGATGCTCGGCGTCGTCGACGGCCTGCTCGCCGACCGTGCCTTCGCCCCGGACCGCCAGAACAGTGCCGCCGAGCTCGGCTCGGTCGCCGACCTGCCCGACGACGCGCCGCACACCGTGGCCAACGCCCTCGCCGCCGCGGCGCTCGCCCGCGCGCACGGGGTCGAGCCGAGGGCCGTGCGCGACGGGCTGCGCGGCTTCCGCCGGGGACCGCACCGCGCCGACCTCGTCGCCGAGGTCGACGGCGTCCGCTACGTCGACGACTCCAAGGCCACCAACCCCCACGCCGCCCTCGCCTCGCTGCGCGGCGTCGAGTCGGCCGTGTGGATCGCCGGGGGGCTCGCCAAGGGCGCCCGCTTCGAGGAGCTCGTCGAGGCCGCCCGGGAGCGACTGCGCGGCGTGGTGCTCATCGGCACCGACCGCGCCGTGGTCGCGGAGGCGCTGGCCCGACACGCGCCGGATGTGCCCGTCACGGAGGTCGTCGGCGGGGAGGATGGCCTCATGGACGACGTCGTCGCGGCAGCAGCCGCCCTCGCGCGCACGGGTGACACGGTGCTGCTGGCGCCCGGCTGCGCGTCCATGGACCAGTTCCGTGACTACGCCGCACGGGGCGACGCCTTCGCCGCGTCGGTGCGCCGGCTCCCCACCGCGTGA
- the mraY gene encoding phospho-N-acetylmuramoyl-pentapeptide-transferase: MLAVLIASAVALVGTLLGTRVAINVLVKKGYGQLIRDDGPTSHHVKRGTPTMGGTVIILASLLAYAIAKLVTGYPPSASALLLLFLFAGLGLIGFLDDYIKISKQRSLGLRSKAKMIGQVLVGLVFAVLAIGWEDENGRTPISHAISFVRDIPGTQLPTVLLVVWVLLMIAGASNGVNLADGLDGLATGASVMVFGAFVVINVWQYNQSCATEQVSRCYEVRDPLDLAVVAAAITGACFGFLWWNASPAKIFMGDTGSLSLGGAMAGFALMTRTELLLVIIGGLFVAITFSVILQVAYFKATGGKRIFRMAPLQHHFELLGWAEITIVVRFWIISGLCVAAGLGVFYWEWLAFR; encoded by the coding sequence ATGCTCGCCGTCCTGATCGCCTCAGCCGTCGCCCTCGTGGGCACCCTGCTGGGCACGCGCGTGGCCATCAACGTGCTGGTCAAGAAGGGCTACGGGCAGCTGATCCGCGACGACGGCCCCACCTCGCACCACGTCAAGCGCGGCACGCCGACCATGGGCGGCACGGTCATCATCCTCGCGTCGCTGCTCGCCTACGCGATCGCCAAGCTGGTCACCGGCTACCCGCCCAGCGCCTCGGCCCTGCTGCTGCTGTTCCTCTTCGCGGGGCTCGGGCTCATCGGCTTCCTCGACGACTACATCAAGATCTCCAAGCAGCGCAGCCTCGGGTTGCGCAGCAAGGCCAAGATGATCGGCCAGGTGCTCGTCGGCCTCGTCTTCGCGGTGCTCGCCATCGGCTGGGAGGACGAGAACGGGCGCACACCGATCTCGCACGCGATCTCCTTCGTGCGCGACATCCCCGGCACCCAGCTGCCCACCGTGCTGCTGGTCGTCTGGGTCCTGCTCATGATCGCCGGGGCCAGCAACGGCGTGAACCTCGCCGACGGCCTCGACGGCCTGGCCACCGGCGCCTCCGTCATGGTCTTCGGCGCGTTCGTCGTCATCAACGTCTGGCAGTACAACCAGAGCTGCGCGACCGAGCAGGTCAGCCGCTGCTACGAGGTGAGGGACCCGCTCGACCTGGCGGTGGTGGCCGCGGCGATCACCGGGGCCTGCTTCGGCTTCCTCTGGTGGAATGCCTCGCCGGCGAAGATCTTCATGGGCGACACGGGGTCGCTGTCGCTCGGCGGCGCCATGGCCGGGTTCGCGCTCATGACCCGCACCGAGCTGCTCCTCGTGATCATCGGCGGCCTGTTCGTCGCCATCACGTTCTCGGTGATCCTCCAGGTCGCGTACTTCAAGGCCACCGGCGGCAAGCGGATCTTCCGCATGGCACCGCTCCAGCACCACTTCGAGCTGCTCGGCTGGGCCGAGATCACCATCGTCGTCCGGTTCTGGATCATCAGCGGGCTGTGCGTCGCCGCCGGTCTCGGCGTCTTCTACTGGGAATGGCTCGCCTTCCGATGA
- the ftsW gene encoding putative lipid II flippase FtsW, whose amino-acid sequence MSTTDKSPRSSGSAVAGAQRLLDRPLASYQLVLGTTALLLGLGLIMVLSASSVLSLQVYGNSFAIVQRQLVLAVVGLAGAYAVTRIPMTLLRRLILPGLLVSIALTLATFIPGVGVEVNGNTNWIPVAAGFRLQPSEFLKLTLVLWIADHYARRQKHLDNPRLVLLPMTLVAGFCAALVVAQNDLGTALVLFAVIVGMLWVVGLPGRFLGAIVAFVGVLLVFFVATAPHRVARMLSFLNPMADPDKDGYQAVHAMMGFARGGFGGVGLGGSRQKWGSLPEAHTDFILAVVGEELGLLGSLVVLVLFVLLAVAGVRIATRSRDPFARYAAAGVTIWITAQAAINIAMVLGLLPVIGIPLPLLSYGGSSVLVTLVGCGVLLRCATTEPGAARALAAGKARRARSSAARRR is encoded by the coding sequence ATGAGCACCACCGACAAGTCGCCGCGGTCCTCCGGCAGCGCCGTCGCCGGCGCCCAGCGTCTGCTCGACCGTCCGCTCGCGTCGTACCAGCTCGTGCTCGGCACCACGGCGCTGCTCCTCGGCCTCGGCCTGATCATGGTGCTCAGCGCCAGCTCGGTGCTCTCGCTGCAGGTCTACGGCAACTCCTTCGCCATCGTGCAGCGCCAGCTCGTGCTCGCCGTCGTCGGCCTGGCCGGCGCCTACGCGGTCACGCGCATCCCCATGACGCTGCTGCGCCGCCTGATCCTGCCCGGTCTGCTGGTCTCGATCGCCCTCACGCTCGCCACGTTCATCCCGGGCGTCGGCGTCGAGGTCAACGGCAACACGAACTGGATCCCCGTCGCCGCCGGGTTCCGCCTGCAGCCGTCGGAGTTCCTCAAGCTGACCCTCGTGCTCTGGATCGCCGACCACTACGCGCGCCGCCAGAAGCACCTCGACAACCCGCGGCTCGTGCTGCTGCCGATGACGCTCGTCGCGGGCTTCTGCGCCGCGCTCGTCGTCGCCCAGAACGACCTCGGTACCGCCCTGGTGCTCTTCGCGGTCATCGTCGGCATGCTGTGGGTCGTCGGCCTGCCCGGACGCTTCCTCGGCGCGATCGTCGCGTTCGTGGGCGTCCTGCTCGTGTTCTTCGTGGCCACGGCGCCGCACCGCGTCGCGCGCATGCTGAGCTTCCTCAACCCGATGGCCGACCCCGACAAGGACGGCTACCAGGCCGTCCACGCGATGATGGGCTTCGCGCGCGGCGGCTTCGGCGGCGTCGGGCTCGGCGGCAGCCGCCAGAAGTGGGGCTCGCTGCCCGAGGCGCACACCGACTTCATCCTCGCCGTCGTCGGCGAGGAGCTGGGGCTGCTCGGCAGCCTCGTCGTGCTGGTCCTGTTCGTGCTGCTGGCCGTCGCCGGCGTCCGCATCGCCACCCGCAGCCGCGACCCGTTCGCGCGCTACGCGGCCGCCGGCGTCACCATCTGGATCACCGCGCAGGCGGCCATCAACATCGCCATGGTGCTCGGGCTGCTGCCCGTCATCGGCATCCCGCTCCCGCTGCTGTCCTACGGCGGCTCGAGCGTCCTCGTGACCCTGGTCGGCTGCGGCGTCCTCCTGCGCTGCGCCACCACCGAACCAGGCGCCGCCCGCGCGCTGGCCGCCGGCAAGGCGCGCCGCGCGCGCAGCAGCGCCGCCCGGAGGCGTTGA
- a CDS encoding YggT family protein, with protein MALSTIGQVLSFVLLVCILVLIARLILDWVQLLARSWRPTGFVAVLCEGIYTVTDPPLRAVRRVIPPVRLGSAMLDLSPMVLLIGIYILQAIVNNTLVGR; from the coding sequence ATGGCGCTCTCCACCATCGGGCAGGTCCTCAGCTTCGTCCTGCTCGTCTGCATCCTCGTGCTCATCGCACGGCTCATCCTGGACTGGGTCCAGCTCCTCGCGCGGTCCTGGCGACCCACCGGGTTCGTCGCCGTGCTGTGCGAGGGCATCTACACCGTCACCGACCCGCCGCTGCGCGCCGTGCGTCGGGTGATCCCCCCGGTCCGCCTCGGCTCGGCCATGCTCGACCTGTCGCCGATGGTGCTCCTGATCGGGATCTACATCCTCCAGGCGATCGTGAACAACACGCTCGTCGGTCGGTGA
- a CDS encoding cell division protein SepF, giving the protein MAGAMRKVGEYLGLVEQADFDEYDDEPTGPVPAVRREEERTPAVRAPERRAQVASIDDHRRTPRAVEPAPSMLARIETVTPRTYNDARTVGEHYRSGVPVIMNLSEIDDDDAKRLVDFAAGLVFAVRGTINRVTSKVFLLSPENIEVTDEDKQRIAAGGFYNNG; this is encoded by the coding sequence ATGGCTGGCGCAATGCGAAAAGTAGGCGAGTACCTGGGCCTCGTCGAGCAGGCTGACTTCGACGAGTACGACGACGAGCCCACCGGTCCGGTGCCGGCCGTCCGTCGCGAGGAGGAGCGGACCCCCGCGGTGCGCGCCCCCGAGCGTCGGGCGCAGGTCGCGTCGATCGACGACCACCGACGCACGCCCCGCGCCGTCGAGCCGGCGCCGTCGATGCTGGCCCGCATCGAGACGGTCACGCCGCGCACGTACAACGACGCGCGCACGGTCGGCGAGCACTACCGCTCCGGCGTGCCGGTCATCATGAACCTCTCCGAGATCGACGACGACGACGCCAAGCGCCTCGTCGACTTCGCTGCCGGTCTCGTGTTCGCGGTGCGCGGCACGATCAACCGGGTCACGTCGAAGGTCTTCCTGCTCTCGCCGGAGAACATCGAGGTGACCGACGAGGACAAGCAGCGCATCGCCGCGGGCGGTTTCTACAACAACGGCTGA
- the ftsZ gene encoding cell division protein FtsZ, translated as MAVQNYLAVIKVVGIGGGGVNAVNRMIEVGLKGVEFIAINTDAQALLMSDADVKLDVGRDSTRGLGAGANPEIGKRAAEDHAEEIEQAIKGADMVFVTAGEGGGTGTGGAPVVARIARSLGALTIGVVTRPFTFEGRNRSGQADAGIQALREEVDTLIVIPNDRLLSISDPNVSLLDSFRQADQVLHQGVSGITDLITTPGLINLDFADVKSVMSDAGSALMGIGSARGEQRAAVAAEMAVSSPLLEASIEGARGVLLSIAGGSDLGLFEINEAAGLVADAVHPEANIIFGAVIDDALGDEVRVTVIAAGFDGGEPKARDASQPALLKEQAAQEPATPSTPPPTAETYTGQKYSSSTQADPLPSGDPRSVPTREPREVPYGDDLDIPDFLR; from the coding sequence ATGGCGGTCCAGAACTACCTCGCCGTGATCAAGGTCGTCGGCATCGGCGGCGGCGGCGTCAATGCCGTGAACAGGATGATCGAGGTCGGCCTCAAGGGTGTCGAGTTCATCGCCATCAACACCGACGCGCAGGCGCTGCTCATGAGCGACGCCGACGTCAAGCTCGACGTCGGTCGCGACTCCACGCGCGGTCTCGGCGCCGGGGCGAACCCCGAGATCGGCAAGCGTGCCGCCGAGGACCACGCCGAGGAGATCGAGCAGGCCATCAAGGGCGCCGACATGGTCTTCGTCACCGCCGGCGAGGGCGGCGGCACCGGCACCGGCGGCGCGCCCGTCGTCGCACGGATCGCCCGCTCGCTCGGCGCGCTGACCATCGGCGTCGTCACCCGTCCGTTCACGTTCGAGGGTCGCAACCGCTCGGGCCAGGCCGACGCCGGCATCCAGGCGCTGCGCGAGGAGGTCGACACCCTCATCGTCATCCCGAACGACCGGCTGCTGTCGATCAGCGACCCCAACGTCAGCCTGCTCGACTCCTTCCGCCAGGCCGACCAGGTGTTGCACCAGGGCGTCTCGGGCATCACCGACCTCATCACGACCCCCGGTCTGATCAACCTCGACTTCGCCGACGTCAAGTCGGTCATGTCCGACGCCGGCTCCGCCCTCATGGGCATCGGCTCGGCCCGCGGCGAGCAGCGGGCCGCGGTGGCCGCCGAAATGGCCGTCTCCAGCCCGCTCCTCGAGGCCTCCATCGAGGGGGCGCGCGGCGTCCTGCTCTCGATCGCGGGTGGCTCCGACCTCGGTCTGTTCGAGATCAACGAGGCCGCAGGCCTGGTCGCCGACGCCGTCCACCCCGAGGCCAACATCATCTTCGGTGCCGTCATCGACGACGCCCTCGGCGACGAGGTGCGCGTGACGGTCATCGCGGCAGGCTTCGACGGCGGCGAGCCGAAGGCGCGCGACGCCTCGCAGCCGGCGCTGCTCAAGGAACAGGCGGCACAGGAGCCTGCCACGCCGAGCACGCCGCCGCCGACCGCCGAGACCTACACGGGACAGAAGTACTCCTCGTCGACGCAGGCCGACCCGCTGCCGTCGGGCGACCCGCGCTCGGTCCCCACGCGCGAGCCGCGCGAGGTGCCCTACGGCGACGACCTCGACATCCCCGACTTCCTGCGCTGA
- a CDS encoding YggS family pyridoxal phosphate-dependent enzyme: protein MTRPDELAANLAEVRARVAQACAAAGRAPQDVTTIVVTKTYPASDVATLAGLGVTDVGENRHPEAGHKAAELPSLLADGVAAPRLHFVGGLQTNKAGAVARYADVVQSVDRAKLARSLSRGAEAADRDLVLLVQVDFDLQDPGRSGAAPDDVAALADLVAELPRVHLGGLMTVAPLGVAPRPVFERLRELSEQVRAQHPDARIVSAGMSGDFEDAVAAGATHLRIGRAVLGERPPLR from the coding sequence ATGACCCGGCCCGACGAGCTGGCCGCCAACCTCGCCGAGGTGCGGGCGCGCGTCGCCCAGGCCTGCGCGGCCGCCGGTCGCGCTCCCCAGGACGTCACCACCATCGTCGTCACCAAGACCTACCCCGCGTCCGACGTCGCCACGCTCGCCGGGCTCGGCGTCACCGACGTGGGGGAGAACCGTCACCCGGAGGCCGGCCACAAGGCGGCCGAGCTGCCGTCGCTGCTGGCCGACGGCGTCGCCGCACCGCGTCTGCACTTCGTCGGCGGGCTGCAGACCAACAAGGCGGGCGCCGTGGCGCGCTACGCCGACGTCGTCCAGAGCGTCGACCGCGCGAAGCTCGCCCGGTCCCTCTCACGCGGGGCCGAGGCCGCCGACCGCGACCTCGTGCTGCTCGTGCAGGTCGACTTCGACCTCCAGGACCCCGGTCGCTCCGGCGCTGCACCCGACGACGTGGCGGCGCTCGCCGACCTCGTCGCCGAGCTGCCCCGCGTGCACCTCGGCGGCCTCATGACGGTCGCCCCGCTCGGCGTCGCCCCCCGGCCCGTGTTCGAGCGACTGCGCGAGCTGTCCGAGCAGGTGCGCGCGCAGCACCCCGACGCGCGCATCGTCTCGGCCGGGATGAGCGGCGACTTCGAGGACGCGGTCGCCGCCGGCGCGACACACCTGCGGATCGGGCGCGCGGTGCTCGGCGAGCGGCCTCCGCTCCGGTAA
- a CDS encoding polyphenol oxidase family protein: MFFHQDLGWAQVGFTDAGTDLGRTDAAEAVQARRRAARSVAGGLDAGSDGALDVVSMHQVHGPDAVLVGRGTPTPTADALVTRTHGVALVVRVADCTPVLLASEDGAVAAAVHAGREGLVRGVVPRAVERVVADGPTAPLHAWVGPRACGRCYELPADLADAVDAAVPGTRSTTSWGTPAVDVGAGVVAQLEALGVTVHDVGAGACTIEDDRFWSHRRQGERAGRMGGVVVLAAEGRP; this comes from the coding sequence GTGTTCTTCCACCAGGACCTCGGCTGGGCGCAGGTCGGCTTCACCGACGCCGGCACCGACCTCGGCCGCACCGACGCGGCCGAGGCGGTGCAGGCACGACGTCGGGCCGCCCGGTCGGTGGCCGGAGGACTCGACGCAGGGTCCGACGGCGCGCTCGACGTCGTGTCGATGCACCAGGTCCACGGACCCGACGCGGTGCTCGTCGGCCGTGGCACGCCGACCCCCACCGCCGACGCCCTCGTCACCCGGACGCACGGGGTCGCGCTCGTGGTGAGGGTCGCCGACTGCACGCCCGTGCTGCTCGCCAGCGAGGACGGAGCCGTCGCCGCCGCGGTGCACGCCGGCCGGGAGGGGCTGGTGCGCGGGGTCGTGCCCCGCGCGGTCGAGCGTGTCGTGGCCGACGGGCCGACCGCACCGCTGCACGCCTGGGTCGGACCCCGCGCGTGCGGTCGCTGCTACGAGCTGCCGGCCGACCTCGCCGACGCGGTCGACGCCGCCGTCCCGGGCACCCGGTCGACGACGTCCTGGGGCACCCCGGCGGTCGACGTGGGCGCCGGTGTGGTCGCGCAGCTGGAGGCGCTCGGTGTCACCGTGCACGACGTCGGCGCCGGAGCCTGCACGATCGAGGACGACCGGTTCTGGTCGCACCGTCGCCAGGGCGAGCGCGCGGGCCGCATGGGCGGCGTCGTCGTGCTGGCCGCGGAGGGCAGGCCATGA
- a CDS encoding cell division protein FtsQ/DivIB, producing MTEQRFHERRRRDRRKRLLRWAGGLGAVVLVGVLVWLVWFSHVLGVRDVEVEGTRTLGVKQVRSVADVRPGTPLARLDTAAVEARVAGLPAVERVEVRRSWPRTVRVEVTERTAVAWTRVDGDVRALDRFGIDYRTLRQPPRGLVEVSTSATDPRQRQLAVVAAAAVVARLEKDDPDLLKAVRAVEAPSRDAVTLRLSRDRTVTWGSAAKPEQKLKVLRALLRIRARGYDVSAPEQPTTRQ from the coding sequence ATGACCGAGCAGCGCTTCCACGAGCGGCGTCGACGCGACCGCCGGAAGCGGCTGCTCCGCTGGGCCGGCGGTCTCGGCGCCGTCGTCCTCGTCGGCGTGCTCGTCTGGCTCGTCTGGTTCTCCCACGTCCTCGGCGTCCGCGACGTCGAGGTCGAGGGCACCAGGACCCTCGGGGTCAAGCAGGTGCGCTCGGTCGCGGACGTCCGGCCCGGCACGCCCCTGGCGAGGCTCGACACCGCCGCCGTCGAGGCCCGCGTGGCGGGACTGCCCGCGGTCGAGCGCGTCGAGGTCCGACGCAGCTGGCCCCGCACCGTCCGGGTCGAGGTCACCGAACGCACCGCCGTCGCCTGGACCAGGGTCGACGGCGACGTGCGCGCGCTCGACCGCTTCGGCATCGACTACCGGACCCTGCGCCAGCCGCCCCGGGGCCTCGTCGAGGTCAGCACCTCGGCCACCGACCCGCGGCAGCGCCAGCTGGCGGTCGTCGCCGCGGCCGCGGTCGTGGCCCGGCTGGAGAAGGACGACCCCGACCTCCTGAAGGCCGTCCGTGCGGTCGAGGCGCCGAGCCGCGACGCCGTGACGCTGCGGCTCTCACGCGACCGCACGGTCACGTGGGGGAGCGCGGCCAAGCCGGAGCAGAAGCTCAAGGTCCTGCGGGCCCTGCTGCGCATCCGGGCGCGCGGCTACGACGTCAGCGCGCCCGAGCAGCCCACCACGCGCCAGTAG
- the murC gene encoding UDP-N-acetylmuramate--L-alanine ligase, with protein sequence MRVPVPDHVPGPHDLGRVHLVGIGGAGLSAIARLLAQQGVSVSGSDVADGTVVRALREEGITVHVGHAAEHVEGADTVIVSTAVREDNPEVVAATASGARLWPRSAGLRSVMTDRRTVAVAGTHGKTTTTAMLTCALVAAGAEPSFAIGAEVASLGTNARVGTGDVLVAEADESDGAFLHYDPALAVVTNVDADHLDTWGTEEAYAAAFEQFVATVGEVLVLGADDPGAARLAAAGTARGLDVVTTGLGEGHDLRARDVQVAAGATTFTVDGLGLSGLPVRLAVPGAHYAQDALLALAVGLRLGHPAEALVEGLAAYGGARRRMERLGEVDGVVVYDSYAHHPTEIRADLAAARSIAGEGRLVVAYQPHLVSRTRLYGVEMGRALSAADLVLVADLYLAREDPDPAVTSALVVDAVDGPPASAGGPVADLHDVLLPQVRPGDLVLTLGAGDVTVVGPRLLDALRARGTGGA encoded by the coding sequence ATGAGGGTCCCCGTCCCCGACCACGTGCCCGGACCGCACGACCTCGGCCGCGTCCACCTCGTCGGCATCGGCGGGGCGGGCCTGTCCGCGATCGCGCGGCTGCTCGCCCAGCAGGGCGTGAGCGTCAGCGGCAGCGACGTCGCCGACGGCACCGTCGTGCGCGCGCTGCGCGAGGAGGGCATCACCGTCCACGTCGGGCACGCGGCGGAGCACGTCGAGGGTGCCGACACCGTCATCGTGTCCACCGCCGTCCGCGAGGACAACCCCGAGGTCGTGGCCGCCACGGCGTCGGGTGCGCGGCTCTGGCCACGGTCGGCGGGCCTGCGCTCGGTCATGACCGACCGGCGCACGGTCGCTGTCGCGGGCACGCACGGCAAGACCACCACCACCGCCATGCTCACCTGCGCCCTCGTGGCCGCCGGCGCCGAGCCGTCGTTCGCCATCGGCGCGGAGGTCGCGAGCCTTGGCACCAACGCACGCGTGGGCACCGGCGACGTGCTCGTCGCGGAGGCCGACGAGAGCGACGGCGCGTTCCTGCACTACGACCCGGCCCTCGCGGTCGTGACCAACGTCGACGCCGACCACCTCGACACCTGGGGGACGGAGGAGGCCTACGCCGCCGCCTTCGAGCAGTTCGTCGCGACCGTCGGCGAGGTGCTCGTGCTCGGTGCCGACGACCCGGGTGCCGCCAGGCTCGCCGCCGCGGGCACCGCGCGCGGGCTCGACGTCGTCACCACGGGCCTGGGAGAGGGCCACGACCTGCGGGCCCGCGACGTGCAGGTGGCCGCCGGGGCGACGACCTTCACCGTCGACGGCCTCGGCCTCTCCGGCCTGCCGGTCCGACTGGCCGTGCCCGGCGCCCACTACGCGCAGGACGCGCTCCTCGCGCTCGCGGTCGGCCTGCGCCTCGGCCACCCGGCCGAGGCCCTCGTGGAGGGCCTGGCCGCCTACGGCGGTGCCCGCCGTCGGATGGAGCGGCTCGGCGAGGTCGACGGCGTGGTCGTCTACGACTCCTACGCCCACCACCCGACGGAGATCCGCGCCGACCTCGCGGCGGCCCGCTCGATCGCGGGGGAGGGGCGGCTCGTCGTGGCCTACCAGCCGCACCTGGTGAGCCGCACGCGTCTCTACGGCGTCGAGATGGGCCGGGCCCTGTCGGCGGCCGACCTCGTCCTGGTCGCCGACCTGTACCTCGCCCGCGAGGACCCCGACCCCGCCGTCACGTCGGCGCTCGTCGTCGACGCCGTCGACGGCCCGCCCGCCTCCGCCGGTGGGCCCGTGGCCGACCTGCACGACGTCCTGCTGCCGCAGGTGCGGCCCGGCGACCTCGTCCTCACGCTCGGGGCCGGCGACGTGACCGTCGTCGGTCCGCGTCTGCTCGACGCGCTGCGCGCCCGCGGGACGGGCGGGGCATGA
- the murG gene encoding undecaprenyldiphospho-muramoylpentapeptide beta-N-acetylglucosaminyltransferase, translating into MRALLAGGGTAGHTSPLLATAAVLRDEGVDVTCLGTPRGLETTLIPEAGFPLELVPPVPLPRRPGAALLRVPGRLRAAVRATHDVFERVQPDVVVGFGGYVSVPAYLVARRRGVPLVVHEGNAKPGIANRLGARFTEHVATSFPDTPLRHGQYVGLPIRRQISGLDRSAARAEGRAHFGLDLDRPTLLVTGGSQGARRINQAVSGAARDLAEAGVQVLHAAGRPEEVVLERPADAPPYVVEQYIDRIDLAYAAADLVVCRAGANTVTEVAAVGLPAAFVPLPIGNGEQALNAHPVVQAGGGLLIDDEAMTPAWVDQVVVPLVQDTERLALMSAAATDLVPRDADARLARMVLAAAGRELGR; encoded by the coding sequence GTGCGTGCTCTCCTCGCCGGCGGTGGCACCGCCGGCCACACCTCCCCGCTCCTCGCGACGGCCGCCGTGCTGCGCGACGAGGGCGTCGACGTGACCTGCCTGGGCACCCCGCGGGGCCTGGAGACCACCCTCATCCCCGAGGCCGGGTTCCCGCTCGAGCTCGTCCCGCCGGTCCCGCTGCCCCGACGCCCCGGCGCGGCGCTGCTGCGCGTGCCGGGACGGCTCCGCGCGGCGGTGCGCGCCACGCACGACGTCTTCGAGCGCGTGCAGCCCGACGTGGTCGTCGGCTTCGGCGGCTACGTCTCCGTCCCGGCCTACCTCGTGGCGCGACGTCGCGGTGTCCCGCTCGTCGTGCACGAGGGCAACGCGAAGCCGGGCATCGCCAACCGCCTCGGCGCGCGCTTCACCGAGCACGTCGCCACCAGCTTCCCCGACACGCCGCTGCGGCACGGGCAGTACGTGGGGCTGCCGATCCGTCGCCAGATCTCCGGGCTCGACCGCTCCGCCGCGCGGGCCGAGGGTCGCGCGCACTTCGGGCTCGACCTCGACCGACCGACGCTGCTCGTCACGGGCGGCTCGCAGGGCGCCCGTCGCATCAACCAGGCGGTCAGCGGTGCCGCGCGCGACCTCGCCGAGGCCGGCGTCCAGGTGCTCCACGCCGCCGGACGCCCCGAGGAGGTCGTGCTCGAGCGTCCCGCCGACGCCCCGCCGTACGTCGTCGAGCAGTACATCGACCGGATCGACCTCGCCTACGCGGCCGCCGACCTCGTCGTCTGCCGCGCCGGCGCGAACACCGTCACCGAGGTGGCCGCCGTGGGGCTGCCGGCGGCGTTCGTCCCGCTGCCGATCGGCAACGGTGAGCAGGCGCTCAACGCACACCCCGTGGTGCAGGCTGGCGGCGGCCTGCTCATCGACGACGAGGCCATGACCCCCGCCTGGGTCGACCAGGTCGTCGTGCCGCTCGTGCAGGACACCGAGCGGCTGGCCCTCATGTCGGCCGCGGCGACCGACCTCGTGCCGCGCGACGCCGACGCCCGGCTCGCGCGCATGGTCCTGGCCGCCGCAGGTCGGGAGCTCGGTCGATGA